In one Molothrus aeneus isolate 106 chromosome 8, BPBGC_Maene_1.0, whole genome shotgun sequence genomic region, the following are encoded:
- the CHST3 gene encoding carbohydrate sulfotransferase 3 isoform X1, whose translation MLSLLLPTGRAGKALAQDTFPVCRRDLCVLPMEIRCALPQDIRELLHFLKMKSKYAVLLVFVISLVIIEKENNFISRVSDKLKQSPQALAEANSTEVSPALAKNGSLASLQELDAAFSQMRSHLYNITLQLAGDPGDPGPRRHVLLMATTRTGSSFVGEFFNQQGSIFYLFEPLWHVEKTVNFLPGGASAVGSALVYRDVLKQLFLCDLYILENFISPVPEGHLTAFLFRRGSSHSLCEEPVCTPSTKKVFEKYYCKNRRCGPLNITLAAEACRRKQHVALKTVRIRQLEFLQPLVEDPRLDLRIIQLVRDPRAVLASRMVAFSGKYETWKKWASEGEAPLHEEEVQRLRGNCESIRVSAELGLRRPGWLRGRYMLVRYEDVARAPLQKAWEMFRFAGLPLTRQVEEWIGKNTQAPPDGNGVYSTCKNSSEQFDKWRFGMPFKLAQVVQDACGPAMQLFGYKLASSPEALANRSFSLLEEAQPAWVT comes from the exons ATGCTGAGCCTTCTTCTccccacaggcagggctggcaaggCCCTAGCCCAGGACACCTTCCCGGTGTGCAGGAGGGACCTGTGTGTGCTCCCCATGGAGATCCGATGCGCTTTGCCCCAGGATATCCGGGAGCTGCTGCACTTCTTGAAGATGAAGAGCAAGTACGCCGTCCTGCTGGTCTTCGTCATCAGCCTCGTCATCATCGAGAAGGAGAACAACTTCATCTCCAG GGTGTCGGACAAGCTGAAGCAGTCCCCACAGGCTCTGGCAGAGGCCAACAGCACAGAAGTCAGCCCAGCACTGGCCAAGAATGGCTCGCTGGCCTCGCTGCAGGAGCTGGACGCTGCCTTCTCCCAGATGAGGTCCCACCTGTACAACAtcaccctgcagctggcaggtgACCCCGGGGACCCCGGGCCACGGCGGCACGTCCTGCTGATGGCCACCACCCGCACTGGCTCCTCCTTTGTCGGGGAGTTCTTCAACCAGCAGGGCAGCATCTTCTACCTCTTTGAGCCCCTCTGGCACGTCGAGAAGACGGTGAACTTCCTGCCGGGAGGAGCCAGCGCGGTGGGCTCGGCCTTGGTTTACCGAGACGTCCTCAAGCAGCTCTTCCTCTGCGACCTCTACATCCTAGAGAACTTCATCTCCCCGGTTCCCGAGGGCCACCTGACGGCCTTCTTGTTTCGGCGGGGCTCCAGCCACTCGCTGTGCGAGGAGCCCGTCTGCACGCCCAGCACCAAGAAGGTCTTTGAGAAGTACTACTGCAAGAACCGCCGCTGCGGCCCCCTCAACATCACGCTGGCGGCCGAGGCGTGCCGGCGCAAGCAGCACGTGGCGCTGAAGACGGTGCGCATCCGGcagctggaattcctgcagCCGCTGGTGGAGGACCCCCGGCTGGACCTGCGCATCATCCAGCTGGTGCGGGACCCCCGCGCCGTCCTGGCCTCGCGCATGGTGGCCTTCTCGGGCAAGTACGAGACCTGGAAGAAGTGGGCGTCTGAAGGGGAGGCCCCGCTGCACGAGGAAGAGGTGCAGCGGCTGCGGGGCAACTGCGAGAGCATCCGCGTGTCGGCGGAGCTGGGGCTGCGGCGGCCGGGCTGGCTGCGGGGCCGCTACATGCTGGTGCGCTACGAGGACGTGGCGCGGGCGCCGCTGCAGAAGGCATGGGAGATGTTCCGCTTTGCCGGGCTGCCCCTCACCCGCCAGGTAGAGGAGTGGATCGGCAAAAACACGCAGGCTCCTCCCGACGGCAACGGCGTCTACTCCACGTGCAAGAACTCCTCGGAGCAGTTCGACAAGTGGCGGTTCGGCATGCCCTTCAAGCTGGCGCAGGTGGTGCAGGACGCCTGCGGCCCGGCCATGCAGCTCTTTGGCTACAAGCTGGCCAGCAGCCCTGAGGCGCTGGCCAACCGCTCCTTCAGCCTGCTGGAGGAGGCACAGCCCGCCTGGGTCACGTAG
- the AIFM2 gene encoding ferroptosis suppressor protein 1, producing MGSRLSLDESVRVVVVGGGFGGTAAASLLKSWAVPFVLVDVRDAFHHNVAALRAAVESGFAKKTFISYSVTFGDSFRQGKVVAVDPGRQQVVLSDGEELHYSHLILATGSDGPFPGKFNQVIDMESAIQTYEDMVKEVEKSQRILVVGGGAAGVEMAAEIKTEYPDKEVTLIHSKTALADVELLPSVRQEVKEILLRKGVQLLLSEKVSDIENLRPNQFQKDMVVRTERGTEVVVDMVVLCTGIKINSSAYAAAFGDKMASNGALKVNKHLQVEGYENIYAIGDCADLKEPKMAYHAGLHANIVVTNIINSLTQKPLKTYEPGSLTFLLSMGRNDGVGQVNGYYVGHLLVTIAKSRDLFVSKSWKNMGQTMPS from the exons ATGGGCTCCCGCCTGTCCCTGGACGAGTCCGTGCGGGTCGTGGTGGTCGGGGGCGGCTTCGGAGGGACAGCGGCCGCCAGCCTGCTCAAGTCTTGGGCCGTCCCCTTCGTGCTGGTGGACGTGAGAGATGCTTTCCATCATAACGTGGCCGCGCTCCGGGCCGCCGTGGAGAGCG GATTTGCCAAGAAGACTTTCATCTCCTACTCGGTCACCTTTGGGGACAGCTTCCGACAAGGCAAGGTGGTGGCCGTAGACCCTGGGAGGCAACAAGTGGTGCTCAGTGATGGTGAG GAGCTTCACTACTCCCATCTCATTCTTGCAACAGGCAGTGATGGGCCATTCCCTGGGAAGTTCAACCAAGTCATTGACATGGAAAGTGCCATCCAGACCTATGAAGACATGGTTAAAGAG GTTGAGAAATCTCAGCGCATCCTGGTAGTGGgaggtggtgctgctggagtGGAGATGGCTGCCGAGATCAAAACAGAGTACCCAGACAAAGAG GTCACCCTCATTCACTCCAAAACTGCACTGGCTGacgtggagctgctgcccagtgtCCGTCAGGAGGTGAAAGAGATTCTCCTCAGGAAAGGAGTCCAGCTGCTGTTAA GTGAAAAGGTCAGCGACATAGAAAACCTCAGGCCAAACCAGTTCCAGAAGGACATGGTAGTGAGGACAGAGAGGGGCACTGAAGTGGTTGTTGACATGGTGGTGCTGTGCACAGGGATCAAGATTAACTCTTCTGCATATGCTGCTGCATTTG GTGACAAAATGGCAAGTAATGGTGCTTTGAAAGTTAACAAGCACCTCCAGGTGGAAGGCTACGAGAACATCTATGCCATTGGGGACTGTGCAGATCTCAAAGAGCCCAAGATGGCCTACCATGCTGGGCTCCATGCCAACATCGTGGTGACCAATATCATCAACAGCCTGACACAGAAGCCTCTCAAAACCTATGAGCCAG GGTCACTAACATTCCTGCTCTCCATGGGCAGGAATGATGGTGTGGGCCAGGTGAATGGTTACTATGTGGGACATCTCCTGGTGACCATTGCCAAGAGCCGGGATCTGTTTGTCTCCAAGAGCTGGAAGAACATGGGGCAGACAATGCCCTCCTGA
- the CHST3 gene encoding carbohydrate sulfotransferase 3 isoform X2: MEIRCALPQDIRELLHFLKMKSKYAVLLVFVISLVIIEKENNFISRVSDKLKQSPQALAEANSTEVSPALAKNGSLASLQELDAAFSQMRSHLYNITLQLAGDPGDPGPRRHVLLMATTRTGSSFVGEFFNQQGSIFYLFEPLWHVEKTVNFLPGGASAVGSALVYRDVLKQLFLCDLYILENFISPVPEGHLTAFLFRRGSSHSLCEEPVCTPSTKKVFEKYYCKNRRCGPLNITLAAEACRRKQHVALKTVRIRQLEFLQPLVEDPRLDLRIIQLVRDPRAVLASRMVAFSGKYETWKKWASEGEAPLHEEEVQRLRGNCESIRVSAELGLRRPGWLRGRYMLVRYEDVARAPLQKAWEMFRFAGLPLTRQVEEWIGKNTQAPPDGNGVYSTCKNSSEQFDKWRFGMPFKLAQVVQDACGPAMQLFGYKLASSPEALANRSFSLLEEAQPAWVT; encoded by the exons ATGGAGATCCGATGCGCTTTGCCCCAGGATATCCGGGAGCTGCTGCACTTCTTGAAGATGAAGAGCAAGTACGCCGTCCTGCTGGTCTTCGTCATCAGCCTCGTCATCATCGAGAAGGAGAACAACTTCATCTCCAG GGTGTCGGACAAGCTGAAGCAGTCCCCACAGGCTCTGGCAGAGGCCAACAGCACAGAAGTCAGCCCAGCACTGGCCAAGAATGGCTCGCTGGCCTCGCTGCAGGAGCTGGACGCTGCCTTCTCCCAGATGAGGTCCCACCTGTACAACAtcaccctgcagctggcaggtgACCCCGGGGACCCCGGGCCACGGCGGCACGTCCTGCTGATGGCCACCACCCGCACTGGCTCCTCCTTTGTCGGGGAGTTCTTCAACCAGCAGGGCAGCATCTTCTACCTCTTTGAGCCCCTCTGGCACGTCGAGAAGACGGTGAACTTCCTGCCGGGAGGAGCCAGCGCGGTGGGCTCGGCCTTGGTTTACCGAGACGTCCTCAAGCAGCTCTTCCTCTGCGACCTCTACATCCTAGAGAACTTCATCTCCCCGGTTCCCGAGGGCCACCTGACGGCCTTCTTGTTTCGGCGGGGCTCCAGCCACTCGCTGTGCGAGGAGCCCGTCTGCACGCCCAGCACCAAGAAGGTCTTTGAGAAGTACTACTGCAAGAACCGCCGCTGCGGCCCCCTCAACATCACGCTGGCGGCCGAGGCGTGCCGGCGCAAGCAGCACGTGGCGCTGAAGACGGTGCGCATCCGGcagctggaattcctgcagCCGCTGGTGGAGGACCCCCGGCTGGACCTGCGCATCATCCAGCTGGTGCGGGACCCCCGCGCCGTCCTGGCCTCGCGCATGGTGGCCTTCTCGGGCAAGTACGAGACCTGGAAGAAGTGGGCGTCTGAAGGGGAGGCCCCGCTGCACGAGGAAGAGGTGCAGCGGCTGCGGGGCAACTGCGAGAGCATCCGCGTGTCGGCGGAGCTGGGGCTGCGGCGGCCGGGCTGGCTGCGGGGCCGCTACATGCTGGTGCGCTACGAGGACGTGGCGCGGGCGCCGCTGCAGAAGGCATGGGAGATGTTCCGCTTTGCCGGGCTGCCCCTCACCCGCCAGGTAGAGGAGTGGATCGGCAAAAACACGCAGGCTCCTCCCGACGGCAACGGCGTCTACTCCACGTGCAAGAACTCCTCGGAGCAGTTCGACAAGTGGCGGTTCGGCATGCCCTTCAAGCTGGCGCAGGTGGTGCAGGACGCCTGCGGCCCGGCCATGCAGCTCTTTGGCTACAAGCTGGCCAGCAGCCCTGAGGCGCTGGCCAACCGCTCCTTCAGCCTGCTGGAGGAGGCACAGCCCGCCTGGGTCACGTAG